AAGGTGGTTAATGCCGCGCCTTTCTGGCCGCGTTCTTCTTTATCTATCTGGACGATGACTTCCTGTCCTTCGCGCAACACTTCCTTGATATTCGGGCGTCCCTGAAAGGTATAGCCCTTAGGAAAGTAGTCGCGGGCGATTTCTTTCATCGGCAGGAAACCGTGCCGTTCGGCGCCGTAATCGACAAAAGCGGCTTCCAGGGAAGGCTCTATCCGGGTGATTTTAGCCTTATAGATGTTGGATTTTTTTTGTTCGTGGCCCGGACTTTCGATATCTAAATCGTAAAGGCGCTGACCATCCACCAGGGCTACACGTAATTCTTCCGACTGTGTAGCGTTAATTAACATACGTTTCATAGTGTGCGTGACTCTTATTTTAGTCACAGCATGTTATTTGCTTAATACACAAAGCAATCTTTCGCCATGGTAACAGCAGCTTGTCAGCCTCACGGTTGTCAATCTTACCCGGCCCTTGCTGCCGGGTAAGCTGTTATAATAAATTCTGATTGTATTTCCCCATGCTCACCGAATATCGGGCGGGCATGATTAATTGTCTTTATGCACTCAGCTTACATGCTGTGCCAGATATTCAGCAGTACCTGACTTGTTTAAAGTGATTGACTCCGGCGGACAGTATTTCTGATGTCGCTAATATTGCCGGTAAGTTAATCACCCGGATAAAGATAAGTCCGTCTGCTGAATATGATTACAAAATTGCTTTCTTGCGCGGGACAAGCTGTTTATGCAGCTCATTCGACAGGTTACATACGTCGAACTTTGCAACAGGTCTGACTGTTAATATGTCGCAAATATTGAAAGGCGCATATTAATGTGACCGCATTTTGCCTCTTACGTTTCGCTAAAAGCTTCCTAAATTCATGTTACAGCGATACTTTTGCCTGTAACTCCTTTATTATCCCATTATATTATTGTATATGGCAATTAATTCCCGGTTTTAATTCTCTTAAAAGTGAAATTAATTGTGTTAAACTGCCCGCCATGAATGAAATTAAAAAACCTCAGGTCAGATTTATCACCGTTGACAGTGAAGATGCTGGCCAAAGAATCGACAACTTTTTATTGAAAACCCTCAAAGGGGTACCCAAAAGCATGATTTACCGCTTATTGCGCAAAGGGGAAATCAGGGTCAATAAAAAACGGACTAAACCTGAGTATAAGCTGGTTAATGAAGATGTGCTGCGTATTGCCCCGATTCGCGTCAGTGAAAAAAGCAATGAGGTGTCCACCTCGTTAAATGTGGTGGCGAGCCTTGAAGCCCAGATCTTGTTTGAAGATGAGATCCTGATCGTACTGAATAAGCCTTCGGGTATGGCGGTACACGGCGGCAGCGGGGTCGGTTTCGGCGTGATCGAAGCCTTGCGGGCACTGCGGCCGAAGGCCAGGATGCTGGAGCTGGTGCACAGGCTGGATCGGGATACTTCCGGCTGTCTGGTGATCGCTAAAAAGCGCTCGGCGCTGCGTAACTTACACGAACAGCTGCGCAATAAAAAAGTGCAAAAGTTCTACCATGCGCTGGTAAAAGGGCGCTGGTCACCGAAACTCACCCGGGTGACGGAGTCGCTGAAAAAAAATGATCTGAAATCCGGCGAGCGGGTGGTGATTGTCGATAATATCAACGGCAAAGAATCCGAAACCCGTTATAAGGTGATCCAGCATTATAATAATGCGACTTTGGTGCGGGCATTTCCGGTAACCGGACGGACCCATCAAATCAGGGTACATTGCCAGGTTAAGGGCCACCCGATCGCCGGGGATCCGAAATACGGTAATGAAGACTTTGACAGCGATATGAAAGAAATCGGCGTCAAACGCTTATTTTTACATGCTGCCAGTATAGAATTCATCCATCCGAGAACGGAACAGAAGCTGAAAATCGAAGCGCCTTTGGATAAAACCCTGACCAAGGCATTAAAACAACTGACGGTGGCGAATAACTGATAATGCAAAACTACCAGCTGATTATTTTTGACTGGGACGGTACCCTGATGGACTCCGTTGCCAGGATAGTGTCCAGTTTACAGGGGGCGGCCAGGGCTTCCTCCCTGGAGGCGCCGGCTTATGATGTTGCCAAGCAGGTCATAGGCCTGAGCTTGCCCAAGGCCATGCAAACCCTTTTTCCCGAAGAAAAGCATTTGCATGATGAGCTGATGGGACAATATAAACTTCACTACCGCGAGTTGGATACTACGCAAACCCCTTTGTTTGACCATGCCGTTGAGCTGTTAACCGGCCTGAAAGCCGCGCAAAAGCTGCTGGCGGTTGCCACGGGCAAAGGCAGGTCAGGATTGCAGAGGGTGTGGCAGCAAAGTGATACCGGGCATTATTTTCATGCCTCGCGCTGTGCCGACGAGAGTTTGTCTAAACCCCATCCGGATATGTTGCAGAGTCTGCTGGCAGAATTGGATATTGCCCCCGGGCAGGCATTAATGGTGGGGGATACCAGTTTTGATCTGGAAATGGCTCAGTTTGCCGGGGTGGACAGTGTCGGCGTGACCCATGGCGTACACACAAGCGAGATCCTGGCTCAATACCAGCCCAAGGCCATAGTCAACTCGCTGCCCGAGCTTGCCCAGTTGTTGTTGCCCGCATAAGGGTTAAAGCGTATATAAGTGATATTTGTTCGAGCCGGGAATGTCCCGGCTCTTTATTTTGGGCTTTTTATTGCTATCAAGATTCGTTATCAGGACCCTTATCAGGAATCAGGCTGATGGGCCAGGACATCTAGTCCCTGGGCTTTCAGCAGCGCCACCAGTTTGATCAGTGGCAGGCCGATCAGGGTGTTGGGGTCGTCTCCTTCCAGTTTTTTAAACAGGCATATGCCCAGGCCTTCGCTTTTAAAGCTGCCGGCACAGTTATAAGGCTGCTCGGCATTGAGGTAATTTTCGATTTCCTGCCGGCTCAGGGGGTTAAAATGTACGGTAAAAGGCTCTACCAGGGCAGAGGTTTGTCCTGTGCTGCTGTTATAAAGGGCTAAGCCGGTATAAAAGGTAACGGCTTTATCGCTAAATTGCGTCAGTTGTTTAACGCCGTTTTCAAAAGTATGGGGTTTCCCCAGGATTTCCCCGTCGCAAACCGCCACCTGATCTGAACCTATGATCAGGGCATCGGGAAATGAAGCGGCAACCGCTTTTGCTTTTTCACCGGCCAGGCGCTCTACCAGTGCCCGGGGCGCTTCATCCGGGTGCGGGGTTTCATCTATATCGGGTTTGGCGCATTCAAACGCCAGATTGAGCTTGGATAAGATGCTTTTACGGAAAGGAGAAGTAGAGGCTAAAACCAGGGTTTTCATTCTTTATACTCAAAAAATAATCAGATAAATGCTAATATTGGGCCTATCATACGATTTTAAACAAATTTCTCTAATTTCTTTTGACACATGCCTTTGCGGGCTTTATGATGCGCGCCTTATGAAAAAACTTAAACTTCCGATCACGATAGACCCTTTTAAAAGCGCCCAGCGTCGGCTGGAGTGTGAAGGCATCTTTGAAATGTCGGGGATGGACAGACTGCTTGCTGCATGTGAACCATGCGACGGGCAAGTTACAGTTAATGTGAATTTTAATGTGGATGAACTTGGGCTGGTGGTTATATCAGGCAAAGGCTCGGCATCAGTTGCATTAACTTGTCAGCGGTGTACCGAGGTATATGAACAAGCGCTGGAAGTAGATTTTACTTTCAGCCCTGTGAAAAATGCCGAGGCGGCTGCTGAATTGCCGTCATATTATGACGCAATTGAATTAGATGAGAATGGTGAAGTCAACTTGCGTGAATTGGTGGAAGATGAGCTCCTGCTCGCCATCCCCCTGATTCCCAGGCATTCCCTTGAAGACTGTCAGGCGCCAGCAGACAGTGTTTGGGGGGAGCTGCCGGAAGAGCTAGAGAAGCCGAATCCATTTGATGTATTAAAACAACTCAAGTAATTAACCGATTTTTAGGAGTAGACTATGGCAGTTCAAAAGAGCAAAAAGTCTCGTTCAAGACGTGGCATGCGTCGTTCACATGATGCATTAACTGTAGAAAACCTATCAGTTGACGCGGTTTCCGGTGAAACTCACCGTCGTCACCACGTAACAGCCGATGGCTTTTACAAAGGCGTTAAAGTTATCGCCCGATAAGCGACTTTGCGTTGAAAAATCTAACCATAGCGTTAGATGTTATGGGGGGGGACAAAGGCCCCCTTATAACAATCTCCTCTGCGATCATGGCAGTAGAGCAACAAGCCAACCTGCATTTGATCCTGTGCGGCGACGAAAATATCATTTCAGCCGAACTCAAAAAACAATCCTTCAGCAAACATCCCAGATTAACGATTTCCCCTACCACTGAAGTGGTGGAAATGACAGATAAGCCTTCTTTTGCGTTAAGATATAAAAAAAACTCATCCATGCGCAGGGCGTTAGATCTGGTGCGCGAGGGTAAAGCCCAGGCCTGTGTCAGTGCCGGCAATACCGGCGCCTTGTTTGCCACTGCCCATTTTGTCCTGAAAACCCTGCCGGGGGTCGAGCGTCCGGCGCTGATCACTTCGCTGCCGACACACGGTCAGGACCGGCATGTGTTTATGCTGGATTTGGGGGCGAATGTTTTTTGCGATGCCAATGTGCTCTACCAGTTTGCCATTATGGGGGCTGTGATGGCGGAGCAGGTGGACGGGTTAAAGCAGCCTAAGGTTGCCTTGCTCAACATGGGAGAAGAGGAGATCAAGGGCAGCGATCATATTAAGCTGGCTGCCTCTGAGCTGGCGGCCAATCCCGAGGTAAATTATATCGGTTTTGTCGAAGGCAGTGATATTTTTACCAATAAAGCCGATGTGATCGTCTGTGACGGTTTCGTCGGCAATGTCGCCCTGAAAACCTGTGAGGGGGTTGCCCGTTTAGTTTATGAAAAAGCAAAAGATTTCTTCAATCAGAGCTTTTTTGCGCGTTTATTGGGCAAACTGTTGACGCCGGCCCTAAAAAAACTGCTTAAATCCCTGAACCCCGACCAGTACAACGGGGCAAGTTTGATAGGATTGCGGGGAATTGTTGTAAAGAGCCACGGTAATGCCAATGCAAAGGCCTTTTATAGCGCCATTATGGAGGCGGTAAAAGAGGTGGAACGGCAGGTACCGGATAAGATAAAAGCTAAGCTCGAACAGGGGCTGTTGCCCCGGCCATAGTCGCTACCCGGACTGCCGGGTATGTGCAGTGCAGGCGGCAAAGGGCTGTAAAGCGCTTTGCCGGTTGATAAGATGGCCATTTATTTCTGAACAGATTCTTTATCACTGCGTCTGGTAAATGCCGGGGCAGTTTTAGTTTAAAATTCATTAGGTTTTAAAACATGCAAAATAATTTAGCGTTTGTTTTTCCCGGGCAGGGATCTCAGGCTGTGGCTATGCTTGCGGATTTCGCCGAAAATGACATAGTCAAAGACACCTTTAGCCGGGCGTCCGAAGCCCTGGGCTATGACTTGTGGCAACTGGTTGCCCAGGGGCCGGCGGAAAAATTAAACCAGACCCAGTTTACCCAGCCTGCGCTGTTAACCGCCAGTGTGGCGATATGGCGCCTGTGGCAGTCGCAAAATCCTGTGTTGCCGGCAGTGCTTGCCGGCCACAGCCTGGGGGAATATTCCGCTTTGGTATGCGCCGGTGTTTTATCGCTTGAAGATGCGGTGAAGCTGGTGGAAAAACGCGGTCTATTGATGCAGGCCAGTGTGCCTGAAGGCGTCGGCGCCATGGCTGCGATTATCGGTTTGGCGGATCAGGAGATTATCGATGCCTGCGCCAAGGCCGGTCAGGGGGAAGTGGTAGCTGCCGTTAACTTTAACTCTCCGGGCCAGGTGGTGATTGCCGGCCATAAAGCAGCTGTCGCCAGGGCCGGTGATTTATGTAAGGAAGCCGGCGCCAAGCGGGTGATGCCTTTGCCGGTGAGCGTGCCTTCCCATTGTGCCCTGATGAAGGATGCCGCCG
This genomic window from Thalassomonas viridans contains:
- the rluC gene encoding 23S rRNA pseudouridine(955/2504/2580) synthase RluC, with amino-acid sequence MNEIKKPQVRFITVDSEDAGQRIDNFLLKTLKGVPKSMIYRLLRKGEIRVNKKRTKPEYKLVNEDVLRIAPIRVSEKSNEVSTSLNVVASLEAQILFEDEILIVLNKPSGMAVHGGSGVGFGVIEALRALRPKARMLELVHRLDRDTSGCLVIAKKRSALRNLHEQLRNKKVQKFYHALVKGRWSPKLTRVTESLKKNDLKSGERVVIVDNINGKESETRYKVIQHYNNATLVRAFPVTGRTHQIRVHCQVKGHPIAGDPKYGNEDFDSDMKEIGVKRLFLHAASIEFIHPRTEQKLKIEAPLDKTLTKALKQLTVANN
- a CDS encoding HAD-IA family hydrolase, which produces MQNYQLIIFDWDGTLMDSVARIVSSLQGAARASSLEAPAYDVAKQVIGLSLPKAMQTLFPEEKHLHDELMGQYKLHYRELDTTQTPLFDHAVELLTGLKAAQKLLAVATGKGRSGLQRVWQQSDTGHYFHASRCADESLSKPHPDMLQSLLAELDIAPGQALMVGDTSFDLEMAQFAGVDSVGVTHGVHTSEILAQYQPKAIVNSLPELAQLLLPA
- a CDS encoding Maf family protein encodes the protein MKTLVLASTSPFRKSILSKLNLAFECAKPDIDETPHPDEAPRALVERLAGEKAKAVAASFPDALIIGSDQVAVCDGEILGKPHTFENGVKQLTQFSDKAVTFYTGLALYNSSTGQTSALVEPFTVHFNPLSRQEIENYLNAEQPYNCAGSFKSEGLGICLFKKLEGDDPNTLIGLPLIKLVALLKAQGLDVLAHQPDS
- the yceD gene encoding 23S rRNA accumulation protein YceD — its product is MKKLKLPITIDPFKSAQRRLECEGIFEMSGMDRLLAACEPCDGQVTVNVNFNVDELGLVVISGKGSASVALTCQRCTEVYEQALEVDFTFSPVKNAEAAAELPSYYDAIELDENGEVNLRELVEDELLLAIPLIPRHSLEDCQAPADSVWGELPEELEKPNPFDVLKQLK
- the rpmF gene encoding 50S ribosomal protein L32 — its product is MAVQKSKKSRSRRGMRRSHDALTVENLSVDAVSGETHRRHHVTADGFYKGVKVIAR
- the plsX gene encoding phosphate acyltransferase PlsX, coding for MKNLTIALDVMGGDKGPLITISSAIMAVEQQANLHLILCGDENIISAELKKQSFSKHPRLTISPTTEVVEMTDKPSFALRYKKNSSMRRALDLVREGKAQACVSAGNTGALFATAHFVLKTLPGVERPALITSLPTHGQDRHVFMLDLGANVFCDANVLYQFAIMGAVMAEQVDGLKQPKVALLNMGEEEIKGSDHIKLAASELAANPEVNYIGFVEGSDIFTNKADVIVCDGFVGNVALKTCEGVARLVYEKAKDFFNQSFFARLLGKLLTPALKKLLKSLNPDQYNGASLIGLRGIVVKSHGNANAKAFYSAIMEAVKEVERQVPDKIKAKLEQGLLPRP
- the fabD gene encoding ACP S-malonyltransferase, yielding MQNNLAFVFPGQGSQAVAMLADFAENDIVKDTFSRASEALGYDLWQLVAQGPAEKLNQTQFTQPALLTASVAIWRLWQSQNPVLPAVLAGHSLGEYSALVCAGVLSLEDAVKLVEKRGLLMQASVPEGVGAMAAIIGLADQEIIDACAKAGQGEVVAAVNFNSPGQVVIAGHKAAVARAGDLCKEAGAKRVMPLPVSVPSHCALMKDAADKLAVELENITLHAPNIPVINNVDVKTEDDVEVIKQALVKQLYHPVRWTETIEKMAASGVTSVVEAGPGKVLQGLLKRIDKSLTCIAVNDQDTLTKALALFKQD